The following coding sequences lie in one Onychomys torridus chromosome X, mOncTor1.1, whole genome shotgun sequence genomic window:
- the LOC118574610 gene encoding melanoma-associated antigen 10-like, with the protein MEEWEEYEEEDEEEEEKEESEEETREYYYTSSIPFPFLNVSLPTLSPTFSTPFSSSLLFQETEEERCASGIMTPQNAQSSFAATFQRNLDEEINYMEEEESPSIIQSSKDSQSLLNSQLKGKMTDLVYAMIFKYQVKESITQVEMLEIVSKEYKKQFHMIFMDASKCLYMLFGIDIKEDYAIRNSYTLVNSLNLTYEEKLSEEQRMPRNGFLIVILVLIFIEGNCASEESVWEFLNTMGVYDGEEHPIYGEPRAFLTRDLVQQNYLAYQQVPNSYPPCFEFLWGPRAHAETTKMKVLEFLARISERDPLSFLFLYEEALRDEEKRACARSICPNRSLVTLTAEHAFPACTQSDRFVFGCIHSELEKISQNSK; encoded by the coding sequence atggaagagtgGGAAGAGtatgaagaagaagatgaagaagaggaggagaaagaggaaagtgaagaGGAAACAAGAGAATACTATTACACATCTTCCATaccatttccctttttaaatgtCTCCTTGCCTACTTTGAGTCCTACCTTCTCCACCCCATTCTCCAGCTCTCTTCTCTTTCAGGAAACCGAAGAAGAGAGGTGTGCTTCAGGAATAATGACTCCTCAGAATGCTCAGAGCTCCTTTGCAGCTACATTTCAAAGAAATTTAGATGAAGAAATCAATtacatggaggaagaggagagtccAAGCATTATTCAGTCTTCAAAAGACTCTCAATCTTTGTTGAATAGCCAACTAAAGGGAAAGATGACTGATTTGGTCTATGCTATGATCTTCAAGTATCAAGTGAAAGAATCTATCACACAAGTAGAAATGTTAGAGATTGTCAGCAAAGAATACAAGAAACAATTCCACATGATCTTTATGGATGCTTCTAAGTGCCTGTACATGCTTTTTGGCATTGATATAAAGGAAGACTATGCCATAAGAAACTCCTATACCCTTGTCAATTCACTGAACCTCACCTATGAAGAAAAGCTGAGTGAAGAGCAAAGAATGCCTAGAAATGGCTTCCTGATAGTTATTCTGGTCTTGATATTCATAGAAGGAAATTGTGCTTCTGAAGAAAGTGTCTGGGAATTCCTGAATACAATGGGAGTATATGATGGGGAGGAACACCCCATCTATGGAGAGCCCAGGGCATTTCTGACCAGAGATTTGGTGCAACAAAATTATTTGGCATATCAGCAGGTGCCTAACAGTTATCCTCCATGCTTTGAGTTCTTGTGGGGTCCAAGAGCCCATGCCGAAACAACCAAGATGAAAGTTCTGGAATTTTTGGCAAGGATCAGTGAACGTGacccactttcttttttatttttgtatgaagAGGCTTTAAGAGATGAGGAAAAGAGGGCCTGTGCCAGAAGTATCTGTCCAAATAGAAGTCTAGTCACATTGACTGCAGAACATGCATTTCCAGCTTGTACCCAGAGTGATAGATTTGTTTTTGGATGTATTCACTCTGAGCTTGAAAAGATCAGTCAAAATTCTAAGTAA